In Bacillus thuringiensis, the DNA window GGGAAACGATGGAACCATTTTTGAGTGGTAATTACACAGTAAGTGATGAAGAATTATATAGATTGTTAAAAGAACTAGCTGATACGGAAAATATTTATTTAGAGCCTTCTGCATTAGCGGGTATGATAGGGCCAGTGAAAGTATGTAAAGAAGATGCGTATTTACAAAAACAACAGTTAACAGAGAAGCTGAAGAAAGGTACTCATATTGTGTGGGGAACTGGAGGTAGTATGGTTCCAGAAGCTGTCATGAATGGGTATTATAAAACAGGTGAGTCATTAACAATATTAGAAAAATGAGGCTAATTGTGGCCTCATTTTTTATTTATATGACATATGTATTATTATAAATTCTTTGTTATTTTCGCATTAGTTCATTATAGTATAGATATAAAGAACTTATATCAAATAAACATAACAAAAAAGCTTTATTTTACATAATAAGAGGATGTGTATACGATGTCATTACAGACTAAATATATAGCGGGTATTTCGCTTGGGGTTATGGGAGTAGGTTTTGCGGCTTCTATCCCTTTTCAAGGAACGGTAGCAGGGGAGATTATTCAAGGGGGATTTGAAGCTGGATTAGTTGGTGGACTTGCGGATTGGTTCGCGGTTACAGCATTATTCCGTCACCCGATGGGAATTCCAATTCCGCATACAGCGTTATTACCTAAAAATCGTAAAAGAGTAACAAAAGGGCTCATTCATACGTTAGAAAATGAGTGGCTAACGAAAGAAAGTATTACGAATAAAGTAAAAGAAATGCAGCTAGCACAAATGGTGTTGCAAATTGCTGAGAGAGAAATGCAGTCTGACGCTGTGAAAAAAGGAATTGTAACGATTGCGGAGAAAGCGATTGTTTCAATAGATACAGAAAAGTTAGCTGTTATTATTGAAAAAGAATTAAAAACGTATTTGCATACAATTAATACAAGTAACATATTACAAGTGCTTGTTGATCAATTAGTTGTGCAAGAATATGATGAAAAGACACTTGATTACCTATTAGTAAAAGTGAAAGATTGGACAGCGCAAGATGAAGCGCGTTATCAGCTCGGAAGTTTAGGTATGAAGGCGATGGAAAATATAAAAGTAGATGGATTCTTGCAGTTTACTTTGAAATCATTTATGAATATTGTAGATGAAGATAAAATTGGCGGCATTTTGCAGAAGTTTATTATTAGCAATATTAACAGCTTACAAGATGCCGATAATAGCACAAGACAACTTATATTAGCTAAAATTCGCCAGGAAATTATTAATGTAAAAGAAAATGAAGCGTTACTACAAGAATTAGAAAATTGGAAAGAAAAATGGATCACGAATTGGAATGCTACTGACAAAATTAAAGAGATGCTGGAGCAAGTACAACAAAGAGCAATTACTTTTGTGAAAAATGAAGAATTTACGGATAAGTATGTTATTCCATTTTTACAAACACAAATGAATAAAATAAAAGAAGACGAACAAACTGTTCAAAAAATAGAAGAGTGGTTACAAAAACAAGTTGTCACACTTGTGGAAAAGAATCATTCGAAAATTGGAAAACTTGTGCAAGAAAACCTTGATAAGTTAGATGATAAAACGTTAATTGAAATGATTGAAAATAATGTCGGTAAAGATTTGCAGTGGATCCGAGTTAACGGAGCTGTTTGCGGATTTATGATTGGATTAGTGTTAGAAGGAATTAAAGCGATTATATGAAAAAAACCTTCCACAATTGTGGAAGGTTTTTTATTTTTCGATAACACTCATATTTAAATTGTAAGCTTTCTCAATGTTTAGCTTGTACGTTCCGTTGCCTGTTTTAATCGAATTTTTATACCAATGTTCTTGGTTGTTTAATTCTGGATTTTCTTCTGAAGTATTATCTTCTTTTTTCGTTAAATCTTCTACTTGTTCCCAAGGGGTATTTCCGATAGCTTCTTTTTGGTTTGTTACTGCTGTTAGAGAGATGTCACTTTCTTTTATTAAATGAACAGATACACCTGAGCTTTCTTGTACAAACCAATTGTTTTGTAATTGACCTGGATAAAGAGAAAGATCGCGATTAGAAGCACGAATTTCTACATGTTTCGTTTGTGGTAGTACAAGCGTCGGCTTTACGCGTGGTTCATGACCGAACATTCTTTGATGAAACGGTAACGACTTTAATGTTATATACATTGTTTCTCCAGTCGTTTGCACTGAAAGAAAATCTTCTTGTTTTAAATTGGGTTTTTCATTTCCTTTTGTCGTCATTTCGTATGTTCCAAGAAGGCTAACCTCATTTGAGTTCCTTCCGTCTATCGTTAGAGGAGGGTTGTCTGTACCTGCATCTACTACAATTTTATTGATAGATTCAGGAATGCTAAGTTTACTTTCTGGAATCGTGTTCGTTTGTCTAGTTGTATTAATGGCGTAGCGAACTTCATCGAGTAATCCAGTTGATAATAAACAGTAAAAAGCAATTCCAGCGCTTCCTAAAACGCCGATAAAGAAAATACTAAAAATATCATATTTAATAAAGGATTGTCCCTTCTTAGAAAATAGAAGGTATAGTAAAATTTCCACGCCGAGTATAATAAGTAAAACAGGCCACCAAGCTGTTAAGGAATCTAATACTTGCGTACCTTTGATAACTGAAAATAGTAAGAAGCAACCTAATGAAATAATAGAAAGCCCCATTGAAAATGTTCCAACGCGCCATGTTCTCATTCGTTTGTACCACCTTTGTTTTCTTTATTTCCAAGTAACAATTTAAAGCCGCCACCAATTAAGAGGAGTGCAACGATAGATGTTTGGAAATAGCGATAATACAGCTCGCTAAGATGAATGTTAAATATAGTTGCAAAGTAATCATTCAAAATAGGAAGGACTGTTTGATCTAATAAATAATAACCACCGAGTGTAATTAACCCAATACCAATCCATCTTTGATGATTGATAAAATAATCGATAATCGGTTCGTCATGTACACGTTCTTTTCCATACTTTGCAGTTTGTTGTAAAGCGTCAAAAAAGCTATAGAACCAAATGATTGGTACTAAAAATAAAAATGCAGAAAGCCTTAATAAGTCGAGTAAATAGATTGAAAGTAAAAAGGCTACCATAAGCTGAAGGCCGCGGCGTTGTAAGCCTAAATACATATGCCCAGCTCCGGGGAACATCGCTAAAATAGAAGCGAATGTTTTACTTTTCTTTCCTTGTTCACGGTGCTCTTCAAAATCTTCGAAAATAGTACGGTCAACTAATTGTTCGCCGCGTTCTTTTTTCTGTAGTTGCTGAACAGCATCGAAGAAATTATAAATCCATAGAACAGGTAATGTAATAAGGAAGATAAGGAAACTTCCTTGAGATGTTAAGAGTGCGACGAAAATGATCATACTCCCGATTCCTGTACAAGCTACTAAAAATGTAAGTCCACGTTGCATAAGTCCTAATTGAAAATGGCCAAGCCCAGGAATAATTGATAGAAGAATGATATAAAATCGTTCGCTTTCTTTAGAGGACTCTGTAAATTCTCCGGTTGCTTGTTTTTTCGATTGATTAATAATAGTGATAACTAAGTCTAATAAATTGATCGCCCATAGCACAACTAGTAAAAATAGAGAAAGAAAAGCAATATCACGCGCTCCTAATGCTATTGTACAAAATGCTGCAAAGATAAATAGTAATAAAGCCCCTCCGCCATATAAAATAAACCGTCCGAACTTCTTTAAATATAAATGACCAAGCCCGGGAATTAGCCCTAATACAAGTGCTAAAAAGGGATTTTTATTCATGCTTTGAACCTCCGTCCTTTTTTGATGAGTCTACCGATTTGTTTACAATTTGTTGTGAGATAGAAGACTCGTTATGTTTTGAAGATTTCTCGAAATTTGATGTCGCTGTGAAAATATATTGGAATAAACCACTTACCATGAAAATAATTGTAGCCGCGGTCGCAATTATGTAGTGAATAATGGTGCGCTTTAGTGAGTTTGTTTTTATATTTTCATTAGGTTGTAGCGTTTCAAAATGTATTTGAGTCATAACTTCGTTTGTAAATGAATCATCATTTATCATTGGAAGGTTTTCATGTTGTTCATCAATACTTTCCATATAAAGCGCTAAACAATGATCACATTCATAAAGATGTTCTTCCATAGATTCACGTTCATTGCTCTCTATAAAATCTAATGTATAATTGCGCCAATCTTCTTTTGAATAATGCATCATAGAAACTCTTCCTCCTTCCAATGTTTTTTAATCCATTTTCTTGCCCGATACAGTTTCATTTCGACTGTTTTCACTTCAATGTTTTCCTGTAAAGCAATTTCTTGATAGCTTTTTTCTTCTAAGTAATGTGAGAGAACGACGTCACGGTAATTTTCGGGAAGTTCTCTCAGCTTTTGAGCAATGAGTAATTTTTGCTCTTTCGTCACTAATAAAGCCTCAATATTATGAGAGGATTTTATATTTTCCTCAGTTGCTTTACATAAGGAGAGTTCTTCGTTTTCTCTAGCTTTCTTTCTCTTATAATCAATAGCGTGATTGGTGGCAATACGCGCCATCCATGTTTTTAATCCGCGAAATTGATAATTTGGGAGAGAGGCGTGAATTTTTACGAATACTTCTTGTGTAACATCTTTCGCATCTTCTTCATGTCTTACAATAGAAAAGATAACTTGGAAAATATAATGACGATATGTTTGTACAAGGATACGAAAAGCATGTTCGCTTCCTTGCTGTGCTTTTTCAATTAATTGTTTTTCCTCAATGGGTCTCTCCCTCCTTTTTGACGCATTCTATTATATAGACGTAAGAAATGACAGGTCACCCTACACATGTTGTAAAAAAAGAATAATATATTTTTAGGAAGGAGGCTATATGAAAAAAGGTGTGAAAAAATGGTAAAGAGAAGTATATAATGAGCAAGTAGGAAATGTTACGTGAAGAAAGGATGTGAATGTTAGTAGGGGAAGGTCCATACTAACAAACATGAAAATTAAAATATTAATAGCAGATGATAATTCTTTTATTAGGGAAGGCATGAAAATTATTTTAAATACATATGAAGAGTTCGAAGTGGTAGATACAGTAAATGATGGGAAAGAAGCAGTGGAATATTGTAAAAAACACGACGTTGATATCGCTCTTTTAGATGTTCGTATGCCAAACATGAATGGGGTAGAGGCGACGAAGTTTATTTGTGAAGAGACGAAAACAAAACCGTTAATTTTAACGACGTTTGATGATGATGAATATATTTTGGACGCAGTGAAGAATGGGGCGAAAGGTTATTTATTAAAAAATAATGATCCAGAGCGTATTCGTGATGCGATAAAAGGCGTATATAACGGTCAAACTGTTATGCAAGATGTAGTGCTTGATAAAATTAAATGCAATTTAATGGAAAGTAAAGAGGACGAATGTAAAATAGATAAAAATCTTTTTACAGAAAGAGAGCTTAGTATTATCGCATTAATTGCGAAAGGTTTCTCGAATAAAGAAATTTCGAAGCAACTTTTTATATCAGAAGGAACAATCGCAAATTATATTACATCAGTTTTAGGGAAAACTGGACTTGAACATCGTACGCAAATTGCGATTTATTACTTAACAGGGAAAGTAGACTAATGTTATGGAATTTTGGTTAACTATAAGTAAATTAATTGTTTTTATATATATTGTGTTTAGTTACATTTATTTAAATGTTGAGAACTTACCATGGATTATACTGACTTTGCTTTTATACCTTTCTGTAAACGTGCTGATTTCTATATTTAAAAAAGATACGTACAAAAACATATTAACTTTTGTGTCAATTGGCGTAGTTATTTTATTCACATGGAAGATTCATCCGTTCTTTATTTTGTTTTTACCATTGAACTTATATGAAATTATATTTCGTTATATAGAGAAGAAATGGCAGCTCTTTATCATTATGATGATTCCTATTATCTTTACAGATGAAAGTATTCGAATGACATATGGATTAATTGTTGCATTTTCTTTCATTGTATTAACTATGGCAGAACGGTATATATCGCGTGTATTAAAGATTGAATCACAAAATGATAAGATGCGAAAAGATATGCAGCGGCTGACGAAAAGCTTACATGAAAATAAAGAGTACATAAAGCAATCAGAGTACACATTTAAGTTAGAAGAGAGAAATCGGTTGTCACAAGAAATTCATGATAAAATTGGCCACTCGATGACAGGGGCGCTCATTCAAATGGAAGCAGCAAAGAGGTTAATGGGGATAGATAAAGAAAAATCTGCGGAGTTATTACAAAATGCAATACATATTTCAAAAGATGGAATTGAAAGTATTCGGGTTACATTAAAAAATATGAAGCCACCAACTGAGCAAATTGGTATTCATCGTATGAAATTATTCATAGAGGAATTTGCCGGTAAGCATGATCTAAATATTCCTTTCGTATATAAAGGAAATTTAGATATGATTTCACCAATTCAGTGGAAGATTATCGGTGAAAATGTTACGGAGGCACTAACGAACGCGATGAAATATGCTGATGCGACAGTCATTTCAATCGATATTCATGTACTGAACAAGATGGTGAAAGTACAAGTGAAGGATAACGGAAAAGGTGCAGCTCTCGTTAAGAAAGGTCTAGGGATTATGGGGATGGAGGAGCGAGCAGCGTCAGTAAACGGAAAAATTATTGTAGATGGAACTAGTGGTTTTTCAGTAACAATGCTGTTGCCGATATAAGAAAATGGGACGAAGATGAATCATCTCATATGAAAAAAGTGAATAATCTCATGTGAAAAGAATGAACTTCTGCACTGAGCAGGTTCATTTTTTTTGTTTATACTAAAAGCAGAGAAACCGAAATAGGGGTGAAATGATGAATACATTAGAAATTAAAAATTTAACGAAAAAATTTGGTGATTTCATCGCGGTAGATAATATGTCTTTATCTATTAAAGAAGGAGAAATATTTGGCTTTTTAGGATCAAATGGTGCTGGTAAAAGTACCACGATAAATATGATTGCTGGGTTGTTAAGAAGTAATGAAGGTGAAATTAGCATATTAGGAAAAAATATAAAGAAACATAATCGGTTTGCGAAGATGAATATCGGTATCGTTCCGCAAGATATTGCAATCTATGAAGAGTTAACTGCCTATGAAAATGTGAAATTTTTTGCTGGACTGTACGGGCTAAGAGGGACTGAATTAAAAGCGAGAGTAGAGGAAGCACTTCAATTTGTGGGGCTTAGCGATAAACATAAAAGTTACCCGAAAAACTTTTCTGGCGGGATGAAACGAAGACTGAATATCGCTTGTGCAATTGCACATAGACCGAAGTTAATTATTATGGATGAGCCGACAGTTGGAATTGATCCACAGTCAAGAAACTATATCCTTCAGTCTGTTCGGAAATTAAATGAAATGGGAAGTACGATTATTTACACGAGCCACTACATGGAAGAAGTAGAAGAGATTTGTACGAAAATAGCAATTGTAGATCACGGAAAAGTGATTGCAGAAGGTACGAAAGAACAGTTAAAAGCGATTATTACTGATACGAAAGACATTTGGATTGAAGTGAAGTCAATAGAAAATTTAGATGTAGAAAAGTTAAAAGAGATAAATGGTGTGAAAGCTGTTCAAATTGAAGAGAACGTAATCAAGGTAAACTCGGATGCAGGAGTAAACAATTTAAATAAAATTATTCAGCACTTTATTAATCATGACATTGAAATCCGTTCGTTAGAGGAACAGGCTCCAAACTTAGAAACAGTATTCCTTACGTTGACTGGAAGAAACTTACGAGATAAATAAAAGGTAAATGAAGAAAAGGTAAAGGGAGGTTCATCAATTGAACATCTTCAATATTGCAGTTATGCATATTAAAAGAGATTTCAGAGACGTAAGAACTTTAGTTTTTATGTTAGCATTTCCTATTGTGCTTATGCTTGTGTTAGGAACAGCGTTAACGAATGCATTTAATAGTGATAGCCAATCGATTAAGGATATACAAGTGCTATATAAAGATGAAGCGAGTAGCACACTTTCTCAATCGTTTGCAGCATTTACGAAAGAAGTTGATAAATCGGGTATTCATTTTAAAAAAGCTTCTGAAGATATTGATGGGAAAGAAGAAGTGAAGCAAAATAAATATGCTGCTTATGTAGAGTTAAATAAAAATGGTGCGAAATTTTACGGAAGTGACAAAAGTAGTGTTGAGGGAAGTATTGTGGAAGGCATGCTTACAACATTTGTTGATAAGTACAATGTAGCGACCGAAGTTGCAAAAGTTGATCCTAGTAAGGTGAGCGCAGTTATTTCAAGCGGAAATCATAATGATTATATAAAAGAAACATCTTTACAAGCTGCGAAAAAACCAGGTTCTATGGATTACTATGCGGTTGTAATGACAACGATGATTGCACTATATGCTGCGATGGGAGCAAGTTCTTTAATTCGAGGAGAACGAATACGTAAAACAGGAGATCGTCTCATTGCTGCACCTATAAGTAAGGCTGAAATATTCATTGGAAAAGTACTTGGTAGCCTAGTAGCAAATGCCCTGTGCATATTACTCGTTATGCTATTTAGTAAATATGTTTTTCAAGCGAATTGGGGCGACCATCTTGGAATCATATTTCTTATTTTATTAACACAGATCTTTCTAGCAATTAGCTTCGGTTTAGGAATTGGATATATTACAAAAACACCGGAATCATCTAGAGCGATTATTATGGTTATTGTGCAATTAGCTTCTATTTTTGGTGGTGCATATTTCGTAATAGAAGAAAATTTTGTTACGAATTTATCACCATTAACATGGGCAAACACAGCTGTTATGAAAATTATTTATGCAAATGATGTAGGAGCAGCACTGCCAGTAATATGTTTAAACCTTGGAATTTCAGCATTCTTTTTATTAATTGCGATTATTGCATTACGTAGACGGGAGGGGCTATAGTATGAAAGATATTTTATGGCTCATACAAAAAACGTTATCTGTACTTTTGAAAAATAAAAAAGGGTTATTCATTATTATTAGTTTGCCGATAATCGGAACACTAATCTCCTTCTCAATGTATGGGAATGTGGGGCAAGGGACGTTAAATATCGGGGTTATAAATAAAGAAAATCAATCTATAGCAAATGATACGGTGAAATTTTTAGAAGGATTAAATCATGTAAAGGTAAGTAAAATTAAAGAATCTGAAGTAGAAGATAAACTCACTTCCAAAAAACTTGATGGAGTTATTACATTAGATTCTGGTTTTTCAAAAAGTGTTCGAGAAGGGAAACCAGCTCATATTGAAATTTCATCGATTAAAGGTGATCAAGTAACAGGGTTTATAAAATCATATTTATACAATTATATTGATAATGTAGCAGCTATTAGTAAAGTAGCAGGTACAGATCAAAGTGCATTTGATAGTATGTACGCAGGATATCAAAAAGGTTCAATTAAAATGAAAACTGAGACGCTAGAAGATACTTCGAAAAATAAAGATATGACAAACCAAACGATGGGTTATCTTATTATGTTTATGCTATTTTCAGCAGCGAACTTATCAGGTTATATTTTAAAAGAAAAAGAAAATAGAACGTATTTTAGACTCTTATCAACGCCAATAGATGGGAAGAAATTTATATTATCTAATGTCGGGGTAAATATGATGCTATTAACAGTACAAATTCTGATTACAATTCTATTCCTAACGAATGTTTTTCATATAAATATCAATATGCCTTTCATAGTGATGATTGGTGTACTCATGCTATTTGCTTTAATAGCGATTGGAATATCGTTAGTCCTTGTCGCTTTTTCGAAAAACTCAGCATCAGCAAATGCACTGCAGAATATGATTATTGTACCAACATGTTTACTCGCTGGATGTTATTTTCCATATGACATTATGCCAAAAGCGGTGCAAAAAGTAGCTGATTTTCTTCCGCAGAGATGGTTGTTAGATACAGTATCAAAACTCCAACAAGGAATTCCATTTTCAGAGTTGTATGTAAATATTTTAATCTTATTCGCCTTTGCGGTAGCATTCTTCTTAATTGCGATTTATAAGTTTGGAAGAAATAATGATGCAAGGAACTTTGTTTAATATAGAAAGGGTGTGACGTTAAGTCACATCCTTTTTTGTATGAAGCATGAAATTTAAATTTGAATGACAAAATAGAAAGGTGGAAAGAAAACGAGCGGAAGGAAATTAAAATGATTAAGAAAATATTACGAGTTACTTCTATTATCATTGCTATTTTAGTTTTTATTTTAATTTGGATGCATATTGACGTTACTTTAGGTAGAAAAATGGAAGCTGGAAAAAACATGCCGATAGAATACGCTCCTCATTATAGCGACTTTCAATTATATGTAGAAGGAAAGCCGTTTTATAAACAGTTGTTTACTGATATAAAAGAAGCGAAAAGTTCTATTTACACGTATTTTTTTATTTTGTCAGATGATAAAAGTAGCCATACTTTTTTAAACTTATTAAAAGAGAAGGCAAAAGAAGGAGTAAACGTCTATTTATCAGTTGATCGCATTAATGATTTATCATTTGAAAGAAAGATGATAAATGAATTGCGGGAAAGTGGTGTGCATTTTACATATAGTAGAAAACCTGAATTGCCATTTGGCTTTTATTCACTTCATCATCGTAATCATCGCCGTATTACGACGATTGATGGGGAGATTGGATATACAGGTGGGTTTAATATGGGAGATGAGTACTTAGGAAAAGATAAGCGATTTGGATATTGGCGTGATTATCATGTGCGGATAAAAGGAGAAGGAGCAAAAGATTTAGAAGAGCAATTCGCTTTAGATTGGAAACGAGATACGACAGAACATATAAAGAGAAGTACGAATAAAGCTAGTAAAGGGAACACGTTGCATTCTATGGCTAGTTACAATGGGCATCACGTCGCTGAAAAATATATCGAATTAATAAAAGAAGCGAAGCATTCAATCGTAATTACAACCCCTTATTTTATAGCAAAAAATAAAGAACTAATGAATACTTTAATTGAAGCGCAAAAACGTGGTGTTACAGTAAAGGTACTTTGGTCATATAAACCAGATATTCCTCTTATTAAAGAAGCGGCATATCCGTACATACGCCAAGCTGTTAATAACGGGATTGCGGTATACGGTTATAAAAAAGGGATGTTTCATGGGAAGTTAATGCTTATTGATAATGAATTAACCGTTATCGGTACTACAAACTTTACGGCTCGTAGCTTTTATATAAATGATGAGATGAACTTGTATATTCATGGGGGAACTATCGTATCAGAAGTGAATACGGCATTAGCGCAAGATTTTCATGATTCGAAAGAAATGACGAAAGAATTTTTTGAGAAGTTATCGTTTTGGGAGCGTTGTAAGGAGAGATTAGCAGGATTGGTGGATTTTTATTTATAAAGGTTAATGGAAAAGGATGTCTTTTATAGACACCCTTTTTTAATGAGAAATAATTAGTTTTCATGCACAAGCAATGAAGCATCATCACTAATCAATGTCCCGACATGCTCACCTAAGCAAATTCTTTTCATTACACCAGGCTCATCAAAGTTAAAGACGTGTGCAGGTAAATTGTAATCACGGGCAAGTAATAAAGCGGCTTGATCCATGACTTGAATGTTTTGCCTAACAACATCGTTATAGTTTAGTTTTCTGTACATTTTCGCTGATTTATTATGTTTTGGATCACTAGTAAAGACGCCATCTACTCCTTGTTTTGCAACTAATATTGCGTCACTATTCATTTCAATGGCTCTTTGAACACTTGGATAATCTGTCGTAACGAACGGTTGCCCGTTACCACCGCCAAAAATGACCACATAACCGTTATCTAAATGATGTACTGCACGTAGGCGAATGTATGGTTCAGCTACAGCATTAAACGGGATGGAAGTCATAACGCGCACTTCTTTATTTGTTTTACTTGTTAACACGCCGCGTAGCATTAAGCTATTAATGATTGTACCTAACGTACCAATATTATCAGCTTCTACACGATCAATTCCCCATTCTTCAGCTAAATGACCTCTGAAAATGTTACCGCCACCGATGACGATAGATACCTCGATACCTAAATCAACAATGGATAAAATTTCATTTGCGATATGTTCTAATCTTTTGGAGTTAAAGCTATTTCCGGTTTGATCGGCAAGTGCACCGCCGCTTAATTTAATTAAGACACGTTTATATGGCCTCATAACAATTCCCCCTATATAGATCGCAATAAAAAAGGAACAAAGGCAAATGCCTTTGTTCCTTTTGGAGAAAATGAAAAAGAAAAGAAGAAGATAGGACGAATTTTTGTACATAATTTTTCATACCATCCACTCCTTTTCATTTTGATTTTTTGTAAGTATATATCTTTTTGATTATACGAAACAATCTGACTACTTATCAAGTATATTTTATTTCTTTTTAATGAAAAGGTGTCAATGAAAAAGAAAAGAAAAATTTTCGAATTTTTTGTGACGAACTTGTAGGTTTTTGTATGATTTTGTAGGTTCGCTTATAAGATGTGTGAGTAGCTTTTATAAATTCAAATTGAAAGCGTTCGCATGAAGGGGATGAACATAGATGAAAAAATTCGGATTGGCAACACAAATTTTTGTCGCGCTTGTTTTAGGGATTGTAGTAGGGGCAGTCTTTTATGGCAATAAAACGGCGATTTCTTATATCACACCAATTGGGGATATATTTATTCACTTAATTAAGATGATTGTAGTACCAATTGTTATTTCAGCATTAATTGTTGCGGTAGCTGGTGTAGGCGATATGAAAAAGCTTGGGAAACTGGGCGGTAAGACAATTCTTTATTTCGAAATTATTACGACGATTGCTATTTTAATGGGATTACTTGCAGCGAATATATTCCAACCAGGTACTGGCGTTGATATGAGTAATTTACAGCAAAGTGATATTTCTTCTTATAAACAAACAGCAGATGCAACAGAGAAGAAAGGCTTTGCAGAAACGATTGTTCATATTGTACCGAAAAATATATTTGAGTCTATTACACAAGGTGACTTATTACCGATTATATTCTTCTCAGTACTATTCGGTTTAGGAGTTGCAGCAATCGGTGAAAAGGGAAAGCCTGTTTTTAACTTTTTTGAAGGTGTACTCGAAGCGATGTTTTGGGTTACAAATCAAGTGATGAAATTCGCACCATTTGGTGTATTCGCATTAATTGCTGTTACGGTTGCAAAATTTGGTGTAGCAACACTACTTCCTTTAGGAAAACTAGTGCTAGCTGTATACGTAACTGTTATACTATTCGTT includes these proteins:
- the pyrH gene encoding UMP kinase produces the protein MRPYKRVLIKLSGGALADQTGNSFNSKRLEHIANEILSIVDLGIEVSIVIGGGNIFRGHLAEEWGIDRVEADNIGTLGTIINSLMLRGVLTSKTNKEVRVMTSIPFNAVAEPYIRLRAVHHLDNGYVVIFGGGNGQPFVTTDYPSVQRAIEMNSDAILVAKQGVDGVFTSDPKHNKSAKMYRKLNYNDVVRQNIQVMDQAALLLARDYNLPAHVFNFDEPGVMKRICLGEHVGTLISDDASLLVHEN
- the cls gene encoding cardiolipin synthase; translation: MIKKILRVTSIIIAILVFILIWMHIDVTLGRKMEAGKNMPIEYAPHYSDFQLYVEGKPFYKQLFTDIKEAKSSIYTYFFILSDDKSSHTFLNLLKEKAKEGVNVYLSVDRINDLSFERKMINELRESGVHFTYSRKPELPFGFYSLHHRNHRRITTIDGEIGYTGGFNMGDEYLGKDKRFGYWRDYHVRIKGEGAKDLEEQFALDWKRDTTEHIKRSTNKASKGNTLHSMASYNGHHVAEKYIELIKEAKHSIVITTPYFIAKNKELMNTLIEAQKRGVTVKVLWSYKPDIPLIKEAAYPYIRQAVNNGIAVYGYKKGMFHGKLMLIDNELTVIGTTNFTARSFYINDEMNLYIHGGTIVSEVNTALAQDFHDSKEMTKEFFEKLSFWERCKERLAGLVDFYL
- a CDS encoding ABC transporter permease, with protein sequence MKDILWLIQKTLSVLLKNKKGLFIIISLPIIGTLISFSMYGNVGQGTLNIGVINKENQSIANDTVKFLEGLNHVKVSKIKESEVEDKLTSKKLDGVITLDSGFSKSVREGKPAHIEISSIKGDQVTGFIKSYLYNYIDNVAAISKVAGTDQSAFDSMYAGYQKGSIKMKTETLEDTSKNKDMTNQTMGYLIMFMLFSAANLSGYILKEKENRTYFRLLSTPIDGKKFILSNVGVNMMLLTVQILITILFLTNVFHININMPFIVMIGVLMLFALIAIGISLVLVAFSKNSASANALQNMIIVPTCLLAGCYFPYDIMPKAVQKVADFLPQRWLLDTVSKLQQGIPFSELYVNILILFAFAVAFFLIAIYKFGRNNDARNFV
- a CDS encoding cation:dicarboxylate symporter family transporter produces the protein MKKFGLATQIFVALVLGIVVGAVFYGNKTAISYITPIGDIFIHLIKMIVVPIVISALIVAVAGVGDMKKLGKLGGKTILYFEIITTIAILMGLLAANIFQPGTGVDMSNLQQSDISSYKQTADATEKKGFAETIVHIVPKNIFESITQGDLLPIIFFSVLFGLGVAAIGEKGKPVFNFFEGVLEAMFWVTNQVMKFAPFGVFALIAVTVAKFGVATLLPLGKLVLAVYVTVILFVVIVLGINARMVGVNIFTLMKILKEELILSFTTASSEAVLPNIMRKMEEFGCPKAVASFVIPTGYTFNLTGSAIYQALAALFVAQMYGVHMSLTEQITLLFVLMLTSKGMAGVPGASFVVVLATLGSMGLPLEGIALIAGIDRILDMIRSAVNVLGNALAAIVMSKWEGEFDDEKAKQYVETVKETKAA